One window of the Ictidomys tridecemlineatus isolate mIctTri1 chromosome 11, mIctTri1.hap1, whole genome shotgun sequence genome contains the following:
- the LOC144368382 gene encoding T-cell surface glycoprotein CD1b-3-like, with amino-acid sequence MKSLTPHTFPVTFEQPPPFLILSSLPPPPAPTSSPSVNLNSNHIWVHSSKVPKLPSVFILFCLHLIPFSPFSPLILYFSSPDPFNLQVAAGCELQSGMAWVGFLQVAIQGYDFMSFQNEKCLPSPKGGREAQKVCELFNLNQDQTHSLHMLLSDACPRFTLGLLDAGKAHLQRQVKPEAWLSSGPSPGPGHLLLVCHVSGFYPKPVWVMWMRGEQEQLGTQRGDILPNADGTWHLQATLDVAAGEAAGLACRVKHSSLGGQDLVLHWGAPPRALGWILSAVTVALALLTGLGFWFRKRWTHCEAPCSAVPLK; translated from the exons ATGAAGTCCCTCACCCCCCACACCTTCCCTGTCACCTTTGAACaaccccctcccttcctcatATTATCATCTcttcctccacccccagcccccaccagctCCCCTTCTGTGAACCTCAATTCAAACCACATTTGGGTCCATTCCTCTAAAGTCCCCAAACTCccttctgtttttattctcttttgcttACATCTCATcccattttctcccttttctcctctaattctttacttttcttccccaGATCCCTTTAATCTACAGGTGGCAGCAGGCTGTGAACTGCAGTCTGGGATGGCCTGGGTAGGCTTCCTGCAGGTAGCTATCCAAGGATATGACTTCATGAGTTTCCAGAACGAAAAATGTTTACCATCTCCAAAGGGTGGAAGAGAGGCCCAGAAAGTCTGTGAACTATTCAATTTGAACCAAGACCAAACACATTCATTACACATGCTCCTCAGTGACGCCTGCCCCCGTTTCACCTTGGGTCTTCTTGATGCAGGGAAGGCTCATCTCCAGCGACAAG TGAAGCCCGAGGCCTGGCTGTCCAGTGGCCCCAGTCCTGGGCCTGGCCATCTGCTGCTGGTGTGTCACGTGTCTGGCTTCTACCCAAAGCCCGTGTGGGTGATGTGGATGCGAGGGGAGCAGGAGCAGCTGGGCACTCAGAGAGGTGACATCCTGCCCAATGCTGATGGGACATGGCATCTCCAAGCAACCCTGGATGTGGCAGCTGGGGAGGCGGCTGGCCTGGCCTGCAGGGTGAAGCACAGCAGCCTAGGAGGGCAGGACCTCGTCCTCCACTGGGGTG CACCTCCTAGAGCCCTGGGCTGGATCCTCTCAGCCGTGACAGTGGCCCTGGCTCTTCTGACAGGTCTTGGATTTTGGTTTAGGAAACGCTG GACACACTGTGAAGCTCCCTGCAGTGCTGTCCCTTTGAAGTGA